The genome window ATACATCGAGCTCGAGAAGCGCGTGGATGCGCTGAAGCTGGTACACCAGAAGCTGCTCCAGGTGACGTAGGTGTCAAGACCGAAACCCCCGTTGACTCTACACATGATGAATAACCCTTCCTGCTGTACAGTTCACAGTACTCCAACGAGGCCTACGACTACCCGCCCAACATCCGCGAATCCTTCAATGACCTAGGCCGCACTATCAGCGAAAAGGTCCAGCTTCTGTCGcaggcttcttctcctgccgAGGCCCAGGCGGCCCTGGTCGCTCCTCCATCGGCCAAACCGCAGCCCAAGACGTTTAACCATGCCATCGCGCGCGCCTCTCTGGCTGGATCTCAGACCCTGGCACAGGTCCATCCCGGCGAGGACCCGCTGGCGACCGCGCTCGAGAAGTACGCGCTCGCTTCCGAGAAGGTGGGCGAGGCCCGTCTGGCGCAGGACGCTCAGATCCAGTCGCGCTTCCTGGCTGGCTGGAACACCACCCTGAACACCAACCTGATGTTTGCGGCCAAGGCGCGCAAGAACGTGGAGAATGCCCGGCTCATGCTCGACTCGATCAAGGCCAGGAGGAAGGCGGCTGCCGGCGGTGATCTGGACAACCTGAGCGAGGAGGCGCGTGCGGAGATTGAGCAGGCGGAGGATGAATTTGTCGGCCAGACTGAGGAGGCCGTGAGCGTGATGAAGAATGTATGTTTCGTTCCTCATCTGCATGAGAGTACACCCGCACTCACACGGTCTAGGTCCTTGACACCCCTGAGCCTCTGCGGAACTTGGCAGACTTGATTGCTGCGCAACTCGAATTCCACAAGAGAGCCTACGAGATTCTCAGCGAGCTGGCTCCTGTAGTGGATGGATTGCAAGTTGAGCAAGAGGTATGTCATTCAGCCTTGCAATTTGGCTATGTCCAACCCATTCTAATTGACATCAGGCTAGCTACCGTAAGAGCCGTGAGGGTGCTTAGACTGCGTCTAGTTGTGCTGTTCTTTCCTTATAGTTTTTGTCTCGTCAACCACATTGTTATAAACGCTACTGTTTCTGCGACAGACTTATATCCATATATCCTTTCCGCAAATGTAGACTGCTGATTCATTGGTATGCATCTATCTTACAATCCTAACTGTAGAAATAGTTATCTCTTTCGTAGACATGATCCTCAGCTGCACCGCCACCAGATTCGTCTACAGTGCCAAGACGGTTCCGCATTGCTGCCTCGGCCCTCAGGCCGCAAAGACACCAACCAAGCACGGAGTATGGAGAACCTCAGAGCTCCGCCGACCTTGCAGACAAGAGAAGTAATCTAAAGTCTTGCCTCTCTCAACCCGTTGCGCCACAGCTGTGCCTGAATTCATCGCGCATGAACCTGCTGTAAACCAGCTTGTCACCAACTACCGAACCCCAAGACTCCTACGAACGTCAGTCTCagctcatctccagctcCGGCTCCCGCTGCCTCATCTCCGACAGACACAGCTCCCCAACTCCATCCCATACGAACTCGATTGGATATACAGAGTATCAGGCTGGCCCTGTACACCTGCAGTCTTTCAACGCATCACCCGACCCCTCGACCAGAACACCGTTGAACTACCACCACTACCATCAGAACCATGGCGAACGGGTCCGTCACCTCACCCTCTCTCCCCTCCTCGCCTCCGCACATCAAACAAATCACTAACAAGCATATACACACAGATGGAGTCTCATTGTTGGCCTCGTGATCGTCGTTCTCGCAGCCCTGGCGGCGTGGATCTTTAGTCCCAAGGGGGAGAACCAGACGTAAGtttccttcttccgcttACTTGGCGTTCCGTTTCCATGAGGGTGTGCAAGCTAAACGCTGACGGTATGATAGATTATGGCGGAGTACATTGATACTATCGCTTGCGTCGTGTTATTTGATGTGGGGTATGTattccctttttcttttcttttccttttttttttttttttttttttttttttttttttttccattTTCCTTGCCGGGAGGTTCCAGGGTAGAGGGCATGGTGCTGATGATGTGCTGTACCAGCTATTACGTTCCTTGCGCAGTGGCATCCGCTTATTGTGCCGAAGAGGTCGGATATTCGGCCTGATCGCGTACCGCATTAGGTCTACCAGTTCGTTGATTGCTGGTGGGGCTTGAGTGCTTAGGGGTGGAGGGTTACTAGGGGAGGGTGGCTGTATAGTGGCCTATGTTTTTATATGCGGGCACAGATTGCTCGACTGGTTTCAAGGCTGGTTGCTTTAGCGCTTTTTCTTAGAGATTAATTCAGATTGAGGTATCATGAGTTTGAGACATGGTGAACTGAAACGATAGACTGGATTAGCCGATTCCCACCGCACCCAGAATCACCCTCTGCACCATCCACCGCGCGAGCAGGCCGGTCACAGCCAAGGCCACCGCGCGCAAATACCCGCATCCAAGCAGGATATATAGCGCTTCGATATTACTCAAGAGGCCGAGGTGCGTATCCGCTGCCCCGAGCGAGAAGAGCGAGCCGACCAGCTCGGCACAATTGGTCAGGTAGCTCGTTGGCACCGACGCCGGAATCAACCATGCAAGGCTGGAGACCAGCTTGTCGAGCAGGGACGACGACACCGACGACACCAATCCCGTCGCGCCGGGAGCGGCTGCGCTCGCGGTCGGGGTGTACCGGCTCAACATCCGCTGCGTCAGGGTCGAATGCGTCGTCCCGCCGGCGCTTGTATTGCCCTGTTGGGCGGGTGTAGACGAGCCGCCGCTGCCGTCGGGACCCCAGATGACGAGAAGGATAGGAAAGAGTTTCGCGCAACTGCTGACGAGCAGGGCGGTGCTGATGGCCGTGGGGCTCGCCGGGGACGGCGGTGGCAAAGGCCGGATGCTCTGCGCCGGCGCGGTGGACGCACGGCGCAGAGGCGGCGGGGGGAAGGGGAACGATCCCTGCGGTGTCGACGCGGGGCTGTGGTGATGTTGGTCGGTACCGAGATTGGTGGTGGACGCTGAGGTGCCCAGGGTAGCAGCACTGGCCGAGAGCGAGATGTCCTGGGAGGAACCGTGAGGTGTAAGTCTCGTCGGGCTCATTGTCATTCCCGCGGTGGGTGACTGTTGCCCTGACGGTGTAACCGATTGGGACTGGGACGAGAACGAGGGGAAGACGGGGGTGGAGGGATTCGACGGGACAGGTCCCTCGGCCCCGTTTGTGTGAGTGCTGCTGGTGCCATTTGGTGTCGGTGAGAGAACCGAGGCAAGCAGCCTAACTGTGAGATGATGCGCAAGAGTTGCGACGGCGTTCAAGCTTAGAAAAAAGAGGTATTGCACGATGATGGGTGTGCGGGCAAGCCAGGACGCTGCGAGCGTAGGAGACCTCTCGATCCGCGCCCATGTGAGGTATACATCGAATAGAAGGAGAAGAATTCCCAGGCGGATGATTGAGCGCTATAAACGAGACGAATCAGCGGTTAGCCAAGAAGTAGGAAGGTCGGTCCGTACATCGAATTGATCATTGTTCCCCCCTAGTCGGTTGAAGAGTAGATGTCGGTACACCTGGCCACTCAGTCATCGGTTACACCAGCAGAAGTAGAATCAACCAAATACCTGAGGCTTGATCAGAACTAGATCTATAAAAAGCACCACAAAATCATGTTCCACATATTTGTCCGCAAAACGCTTGCAGCGCGGACATTGCGTCAGACGCACGCCCTTGCCCAAAGAGCGGTCGTCGGCGCGACTGTAAGTGCTATACAGGTGCGAGACGGGGTAAGAGCATTCGATGCAGATGGGCATCGTGTCATTGATTCATGATTATATACTGATCCATGGTTTGTtcgagagaagaagagatcatgGAGCAGgttgcgctgctgctgcggtggATGGAGACAAACCATGGCAATACCGAAGGCGGTGAGGTTCTATTCATAGTATTCCTGGTCTATCAACAATTCAATTTCCGGCACCTCTATGTACTCTATGAcggatatatatatatatagaaatGAATAACAAGAAAATGGAAAGACAGAGcccaatcaatcaaccaCGCCGGTGTCGTCGGCCCAGCTTGGCTGGATGCTGCGGCATACAGCCTCATAATCCCGGAACTTCTGCGAATCCTCCACCAGGCCAGGGGTGGTCCAGAACATGGTCCAATTGG of Aspergillus fumigatus Af293 chromosome 2, whole genome shotgun sequence contains these proteins:
- a CDS encoding BAR domain-containing protein; protein product: MDKFQAFGKNLSASFTPFAARTQQLIKEQLGQAEDKTQLPDEYIELEKRVDALKLVHQKLLQVTSQYSNEAYDYPPNIRESFNDLGRTISEKVQLLSQASSPAEAQAALVAPPSAKPQPKTFNHAIARASLAGSQTLAQVHPGEDPLATALEKYALASEKVGEARLAQDAQIQSRFLAGWNTTLNTNLMFAAKARKNVENARLMLDSIKARRKAAAGGDLDNLSEEARAEIEQAEDEFVGQTEEAVSVMKNVLDTPEPLRNLADLIAAQLEFHKRAYEILSELAPVVDGLQVEQEASYRKSREGA
- a CDS encoding sterol homeostasis protein ARV1, with translation MPICIECSYPVSHLYSTYSRADDRSLGKGVRLTQCPRCKRFADKYVEHDFVVLFIDLVLIKPQVYRHLLFNRLGGNNDQFDRSIIRLGILLLLFDVYLTWARIERSPTLAASWLARTPIIVQYLFFLSLNAVATLAHHLTVRLLASVLSPTPNGTSSTHTNGAEGPVPSNPSTPVFPSFSSQSQSVTPSGQQSPTAGMTMSPTRLTPHGSSQDISLSASAATLGTSASTTNLGTDQHHHSPASTPQGSFPFPPPPLRRASTAPAQSIRPLPPPSPASPTAISTALLVSSCAKLFPILLVIWGPDGSGGSSTPAQQGNTSAGGTTHSTLTQRMLSRYTPTASAAAPGATGLVSSVSSSLLDKLVSSLAWLIPASVPTSYLTNCAELVGSLFSLGAADTHLGLLSNIEALYILLGCGYLRAVALAVTGLLARWMVQRVILGAVGIG